Proteins encoded within one genomic window of Fibrobacter sp. UWP2:
- a CDS encoding glycoside hydrolase family 9 protein has protein sequence MKKILAGIFLLGLSLANQAMAELPNIDRTDKVHERRYLDSMNVFNRRVIRVNQSGFRPQDNKYAYVADPSAQTFKVVDANTKKDVISAKNLTLADANAPKPNFWVAGVLKAGNDNTLYSFSLADSATAVAGTEALYKADFSELATIGEYFVVCGGDTSATFHVHPSIFNSVLEYSLQFFGSQRCGNTKSHTHAACHLKDGSKIGHDLTGGWHDCGDHFKVSETLGFAAYVLITTYLVYQDKAEDRYGNSYADTAITDGIPDLLYEAKIGADFIFKLYKASKADGLIAKGDMYHSVGVDQVDHEYWDVPEKQDAQPHSKGGPDRDVADSAGNVSGMYAAVLAEVAAAWYVFDPVYADSLLEAAKDIYANVVKKSYLNVTGKLKGFYTGSSNITNRTDNAAAAALALWYATADPTYQNDLYKDLTINDNSTNYGYNNEPDDAGPYFKGGYLGLTSGFYPGGWMTDYENIHAHVLFSFVKLILKDQETAASYGVGELERDTLIQRSTNSLRRLTDDGSEGTPRFTNRFGAVKAVPPYNLIWTSSGWGLNRYNLGAANAIFMLSEITTGQEKDVYKQLALDNIYYSLGANPWDVSFLMGAGDKNLNHPHNRAANPDGYNAGGMPYKYTCPLGALMGGTFPDAVLQDYWEFWTVTETCIDFSAQLLIPAQSLAETLPEDAEGPLYSNVAGVPISNTSATISWDANEVALTTVFYNTTPDASTAKSVTQTTASKGGALTIDGLEPNQTYYFFLEGMDVKHNIGTDDNHGQWYQFTMTPLNTTISGVTICQVDNRSAKIYWWSSDRLNGIVNYGTSSSNLTESQPAEGGAVLFHEVLLTNLSAGTTYYFSVSSGATTDNNGGNYYSFTTEQYSTYADLDIYIKPTSYQAECTDWKDCHEFIVSIANNDTMAFHDFEIRLYLGKSSTFQPISWAPLTQNWGGEGTMTSIKSISFGSPTLEKDQYYIPITIGDTLKVSGQMLFQLKFMTGTFKDFTEGWSLVAHNAEDDPEQFEGIDLTQAPYFSNSETTLIEVNSKGERVPAFTRDPYVVVYYHGKHIYGYGPDYTPETGPQMPRTVSLNFTSPFVTPHSSLETTDSNITYIGGSRVSPTGFLDDFEMNALSIIDFVEFPSAPRKDSLSFNFPYKAQYGNNYYEWVSWHNHAANMSSTNKYDCACAVVRTNVEVDTITTPPEQRHLRFTVDTVKFYTGKMVEVHVQLLDSNMALLDTDPLTVLVTSESGYAKFFTSPTSADPVEKIDIINGEGVFYVSSETATTTILKALGNNTAKYTYSPATAVLIIEELPPWPIIDVAKMVDTDCDDIPDAFDITLSNEYVATEGQSFNAIKFVYRGDTLSSTNVIAQNGKQLVVGAGINDTTINTNPVGFISLISNTQEGVKTAEDFYQDGMPPNLVSVSVLERLNDATSDFVYIQFSEPIKTPAEWPLKVNSAEIAPTVKNVRLYNDSLNIWEFEIAFDAGGGSLITEGMTVELIPTTPIRDLAGNELGSCTPKQVTVLLKIRPIPMVSALIDDKDEDGIAEYAEVEFMQAVDAKHMPDSLTLIFGSATPETLAVEKSALQFSADAKSLHLTLAKPFALGNTNGPYDGEVNGKALVGAGLAVQHLGAGAAYESNSIYAEDHVGPVFVSASLQNTGLNNLTLFISEPVQTIDSMRTLFLRERDDLAVNKDNVYRWVQKSMTLNAIDTSSEFIMEGDRARFAPKAQSAFADMSGNSPATNNPWVTIGSEGTPEITFNVYVKSAVSNINSSIATATDKDPTMRLFIKNQASGKLDLIDTKTGLVLQKGIDTTVAPLTGAVWVFDLTVPRGAAKNEPAAWKSLQIKYDMPIYTNLGTFVNRISGNYDVTPEAYLSDNNKVTLYVEWTNTQNTGVRSKDGKAVGTGAYIYKAELKTKFIPSTTKDAKTQERFSAKDSYDKTRTFGIKRIK, from the coding sequence ATGAAAAAGATATTAGCCGGAATATTCCTTTTGGGTTTGAGCCTCGCCAACCAGGCGATGGCGGAGTTGCCCAATATCGACCGTACCGACAAGGTTCACGAACGCAGGTACCTCGACTCGATGAACGTTTTCAATCGTCGCGTAATTCGTGTTAACCAAAGTGGCTTCCGCCCACAAGACAACAAGTATGCCTATGTGGCGGACCCCTCGGCACAAACGTTCAAGGTCGTTGACGCGAATACAAAAAAAGACGTAATTTCTGCAAAAAATCTCACCTTAGCCGACGCCAATGCGCCAAAGCCCAACTTTTGGGTGGCGGGAGTCCTTAAAGCGGGAAACGACAACACCTTGTATTCATTCAGCCTGGCAGACTCCGCAACCGCTGTCGCAGGCACCGAGGCCCTATACAAAGCAGATTTTAGCGAACTGGCGACCATAGGCGAATACTTTGTGGTTTGCGGAGGAGACACCTCCGCCACATTCCACGTTCACCCGTCCATTTTCAACTCGGTTTTGGAATACTCCCTACAATTCTTTGGCTCACAACGCTGCGGAAATACAAAATCACACACACATGCCGCCTGCCACTTGAAGGACGGCTCTAAAATAGGCCACGACCTTACCGGTGGCTGGCACGACTGCGGAGACCACTTTAAAGTTTCAGAGACCCTGGGCTTTGCAGCCTACGTTTTGATTACCACATACCTGGTTTACCAAGACAAGGCAGAGGACCGTTACGGCAACTCCTACGCCGACACAGCCATCACGGACGGCATCCCTGACCTGCTTTACGAAGCCAAGATTGGCGCAGACTTTATCTTCAAATTGTACAAGGCGTCTAAAGCAGACGGGTTGATTGCCAAGGGCGACATGTACCACTCGGTTGGCGTAGACCAGGTGGACCATGAATACTGGGACGTGCCCGAAAAGCAGGATGCCCAGCCCCATTCCAAGGGAGGGCCCGACCGCGATGTGGCAGACTCTGCCGGCAACGTTTCGGGCATGTATGCCGCTGTCCTCGCCGAAGTGGCTGCCGCCTGGTATGTTTTTGACCCGGTTTATGCAGACTCCCTTTTGGAAGCAGCAAAAGACATCTACGCAAATGTGGTCAAAAAATCCTACCTAAATGTAACCGGCAAGTTGAAGGGGTTCTATACCGGAAGCTCCAACATAACCAACAGAACCGACAATGCGGCCGCAGCCGCCTTGGCGCTTTGGTACGCCACCGCCGACCCCACCTACCAAAACGACCTGTACAAAGATTTGACAATCAACGACAATTCCACCAATTACGGTTACAACAACGAGCCCGACGACGCAGGTCCCTACTTCAAGGGCGGCTACCTTGGCCTCACAAGCGGATTTTACCCTGGCGGCTGGATGACGGACTACGAAAACATCCACGCCCACGTTTTGTTCTCTTTTGTCAAACTCATTTTGAAGGACCAGGAAACCGCGGCTAGCTACGGCGTTGGAGAACTGGAAAGGGATACATTAATACAGCGGTCCACCAACAGCCTCCGTCGTTTGACCGACGATGGCTCTGAAGGCACTCCGCGATTTACAAACCGTTTCGGAGCGGTCAAGGCGGTCCCTCCTTACAACCTGATATGGACCAGCAGCGGCTGGGGATTGAACCGCTACAATCTGGGCGCGGCAAACGCCATCTTTATGCTTTCTGAAATCACCACCGGTCAAGAAAAGGATGTATACAAGCAGCTTGCCCTCGACAACATTTATTATAGCCTTGGCGCGAACCCGTGGGACGTTTCGTTCTTGATGGGTGCCGGCGACAAAAACTTGAACCACCCGCACAACCGTGCCGCCAACCCCGACGGATACAATGCTGGCGGCATGCCCTATAAGTACACCTGCCCACTGGGCGCCTTGATGGGCGGCACCTTCCCCGACGCCGTATTGCAAGATTATTGGGAATTTTGGACAGTTACCGAAACGTGCATTGACTTTTCGGCACAGCTTTTGATCCCAGCCCAAAGCCTAGCAGAGACACTGCCCGAAGATGCCGAAGGGCCCCTGTACAGCAATGTTGCCGGAGTTCCCATTTCTAATACCTCGGCCACCATTAGCTGGGACGCCAACGAAGTCGCCCTCACCACGGTGTTCTACAACACCACACCCGACGCCAGCACTGCAAAATCCGTCACGCAGACCACGGCCAGCAAGGGCGGTGCGTTGACCATTGACGGGCTCGAACCCAACCAAACCTATTACTTCTTCTTGGAGGGCATGGACGTCAAGCACAACATTGGCACCGACGACAATCACGGTCAATGGTACCAGTTCACCATGACCCCGCTCAACACCACCATCAGCGGCGTCACCATTTGCCAGGTGGACAACCGCAGCGCCAAGATTTACTGGTGGAGCAGCGACCGACTGAACGGAATCGTGAACTACGGGACCAGCAGCTCGAATCTTACCGAATCGCAACCCGCCGAGGGCGGCGCAGTCCTTTTCCACGAAGTCCTGCTTACAAACTTGAGCGCAGGCACCACCTACTACTTTAGCGTATCCTCGGGAGCAACCACAGACAACAACGGTGGAAACTACTACAGCTTTACCACGGAACAATACTCCACCTACGCCGACTTGGACATTTATATAAAGCCCACTTCTTACCAAGCAGAATGTACCGATTGGAAGGACTGCCACGAGTTCATTGTTTCTATCGCCAACAACGACACGATGGCGTTCCACGATTTCGAGATTCGCCTCTACCTTGGCAAGAGTTCAACCTTCCAACCCATTTCGTGGGCACCCCTCACCCAAAACTGGGGCGGCGAAGGAACGATGACCTCAATAAAAAGCATCTCATTCGGGTCGCCCACCTTGGAAAAAGACCAGTATTACATACCCATTACCATAGGGGATACCCTAAAGGTCTCTGGGCAAATGCTGTTCCAACTCAAGTTTATGACAGGAACCTTCAAGGACTTTACCGAGGGATGGTCCCTTGTTGCGCATAATGCCGAAGACGACCCGGAGCAATTTGAAGGTATTGACCTGACCCAGGCCCCGTACTTCAGCAATTCCGAGACCACCCTAATTGAAGTCAACTCAAAGGGCGAAAGGGTCCCCGCCTTTACAAGAGACCCGTATGTAGTGGTTTACTACCACGGCAAGCACATTTACGGCTATGGCCCCGACTACACGCCCGAAACCGGCCCGCAAATGCCGCGTACAGTGAGCCTCAACTTTACAAGCCCGTTTGTAACCCCGCACAGTTCATTAGAAACTACCGACAGCAACATAACCTATATTGGCGGCAGCCGTGTTTCGCCGACAGGATTCCTAGATGACTTTGAAATGAACGCACTGTCGATTATTGATTTCGTTGAATTCCCCTCGGCGCCTCGCAAAGACTCCCTCTCGTTCAACTTCCCCTACAAGGCGCAATACGGCAACAACTACTACGAATGGGTCAGCTGGCACAACCACGCCGCAAACATGAGTTCCACAAACAAGTACGACTGCGCCTGCGCCGTAGTCCGCACCAACGTCGAGGTTGACACCATCACCACGCCACCGGAACAGCGCCACCTCAGGTTCACCGTCGACACCGTCAAGTTCTACACCGGCAAGATGGTCGAGGTCCACGTGCAGTTGCTCGACAGCAACATGGCTCTGCTCGACACAGATCCGCTGACCGTCCTGGTCACCTCTGAATCGGGATACGCCAAGTTCTTCACCTCGCCCACGTCTGCCGACCCTGTCGAAAAGATCGACATCATCAACGGTGAAGGCGTGTTCTACGTGAGTTCCGAGACGGCGACCACAACCATCCTCAAGGCGCTTGGCAACAACACCGCCAAGTACACGTACAGCCCGGCTACGGCAGTCCTCATTATCGAAGAATTGCCGCCCTGGCCCATCATTGACGTAGCCAAGATGGTCGACACCGACTGCGACGACATCCCCGACGCCTTTGACATTACGCTTTCGAACGAGTACGTCGCCACCGAAGGACAGAGTTTCAACGCAATCAAGTTCGTTTACCGCGGGGACACGCTCTCCTCGACCAATGTAATTGCCCAAAACGGCAAACAACTGGTTGTTGGCGCAGGCATCAACGACACGACCATCAACACGAACCCCGTTGGATTCATCTCGCTCATCAGCAACACTCAGGAAGGGGTCAAGACGGCAGAGGACTTTTACCAAGACGGCATGCCGCCCAACCTGGTCTCGGTCTCAGTACTGGAGCGTTTGAACGACGCCACGAGCGACTTCGTTTACATCCAGTTTAGCGAGCCCATCAAGACACCAGCCGAATGGCCTCTCAAGGTGAACTCCGCCGAGATCGCCCCCACGGTGAAAAACGTAAGGCTCTACAACGACTCCCTGAACATTTGGGAATTCGAGATTGCGTTCGATGCCGGCGGAGGCTCGCTGATTACCGAAGGCATGACTGTGGAACTAATCCCGACAACTCCCATCAGAGACTTGGCGGGCAACGAGCTTGGTTCCTGCACGCCCAAGCAAGTCACCGTGCTGCTGAAGATCCGCCCGATTCCCATGGTCTCGGCCCTGATCGACGACAAGGACGAAGACGGCATTGCCGAATACGCCGAAGTGGAATTTATGCAGGCGGTTGACGCCAAGCACATGCCCGATTCCCTGACTCTCATATTCGGCAGCGCCACCCCCGAGACCCTTGCCGTCGAAAAGTCGGCGCTCCAGTTCAGCGCCGACGCAAAATCGTTGCACCTCACCTTGGCAAAGCCCTTCGCTTTGGGCAACACCAACGGTCCGTACGACGGCGAAGTCAACGGGAAAGCACTTGTGGGTGCCGGCCTGGCCGTGCAACACCTGGGTGCCGGAGCCGCCTACGAGAGCAACTCCATTTACGCCGAAGACCATGTGGGTCCTGTGTTTGTCTCGGCCTCGCTGCAAAATACCGGTCTCAACAACCTGACCTTGTTCATAAGCGAGCCGGTGCAGACCATCGACTCTATGCGGACACTCTTTTTGCGCGAGCGCGACGACCTCGCCGTCAACAAAGACAATGTTTACCGCTGGGTGCAAAAGAGCATGACGCTCAACGCCATTGACACCTCGAGCGAATTCATTATGGAAGGCGACCGTGCCCGCTTTGCCCCCAAAGCGCAGAGCGCCTTTGCGGATATGAGCGGGAACTCGCCCGCCACCAACAACCCGTGGGTCACCATCGGTAGCGAGGGCACTCCCGAAATCACGTTCAACGTGTACGTGAAGAGCGCCGTTTCCAATATCAATTCTTCCATTGCCACGGCGACCGACAAGGACCCGACCATGCGCCTTTTCATCAAGAACCAGGCCTCCGGCAAGCTGGACCTGATCGACACCAAGACCGGGCTTGTTCTGCAAAAGGGCATAGACACCACGGTTGCACCGCTTACCGGCGCCGTTTGGGTGTTCGACCTCACCGTCCCCCGTGGAGCCGCCAAGAACGAGCCCGCCGCCTGGAAGTCCCTGCAAATCAAGTACGACATGCCCATCTATACCAACCTGGGCACCTTCGTGAACCGTATTTCGGGCAACTATGATGTGACTCCAGAAGCCTACCTCTCCGACAACAACAAGGTCACCTTGTATGTGGAATGGACGAACACCCAAAATACGGGCGTTCGCTCCAAGGACGGGAAGGCCGTGGGCACCGGCGCCTACATTTACAAGGCTGAACTCAAGACCAAGTTTATACCGAGCACCACCAAGGACGCCAAGACCCAGGAGCGCTTTAGCGCCAAGGATTCTTACGACAAGACCAGGACCTTTGGTATAAAACGCATTAAATAA